Proteins encoded by one window of Triplophysa rosa linkage group LG19, Trosa_1v2, whole genome shotgun sequence:
- the cryba1b gene encoding crystallin, beta A1b — protein sequence MALTNPMSMPMGPWKITIYDQEHFQGRRCEFTACCQNIMEFGMETVRSLKVECGAWVGFEHTSFNGQQFILEKGDYPCWEGWSGNNAYRIERMMSFRPVYSAMHKDSRMTLFDCENMTGKQWEVCNDYPSLQGMGWCNNEVGSIKVMSGAFVCYQYPGYRGYQYIMECDCHGGEYRHYREYGCHAQTPQIQSIRRIQH from the exons ATGGCTCTGACAAACCCTATGTCCATGCCCATGGGACCATGGAAG ATCACCATTTATGACCAGGAGCATTTCCAGGGCAGGCGTTGCGAATTCACCGCTTGCTGCCAGAACATCATGGAGTTCGGTATGGAGACCGTCCGCTCCCTGAAGGTGGAGTGTGGCGC CTGGGTTGGTTTTGAGCACACTTCCTTCAATGGCCAGCAGTTCATCCTGGAAAAGGGAGATTATCCTTGCTGGGAGGGATGGAGTGGCAACAATGCCTATCGCATCGAGAGGATGATGTCCTTCCGCCCTGTCTATTCTGCT ATGCACAAAGATTCCCGTATGACTCTTTTCGATTGTGAGAACATGACTGGAAAGCAGTGGGAGGTGTGCAATGACTACCCCTCCCTGCAGGGTATGGGATGGTGCAACAATGAGGTCGGCTCCATCAAGGTCATGAGTGGCGC CTTTGTATGCTATCAGTATCCCGGTTACCGTGGTTACCAGTACATAATGGAGTGTGACTGCCATGGAGGCGAGTACAGGCACTACAGGGAGTACGGATGCCATGCTCAGACCCCCCAGATCCAGTCGATCCGTAGGATCCAGCACTGA